The sequence below is a genomic window from Halomonas halophila.
ACGATGCCGCCGCCGCCGAGCACCAGCACCCACCACGGCACCAGCGCTTCCCCGCCAACCTGACCGCCGCTCTGCACGACGGTCATCACCGCGGCCAGCGGACCGACGGCATTGGCCACGTCGTTGGAGCCGTGGGCGAAGGCCATGGCACAGGCGGTGAACAGCATCAGCACGCCGAACACGCGCTCCACGCCGTCGTAGCCGAAGGCGTCGCCCTGGCGCTTCTCGGCGCCCACGCGGCGCTCGAGCAGGCCACCGAGCAGCATCACACCGATGCCGATCACGATCGAATAGAGCAGGCTCTCACCGAAGCCGACCTCGAGGCCGACGTGCTTCAGCCCCTTGGTGAAGGTGACCATGGCGACGATGAAGCCGACCAGGAAGACGTACATCGGCACGTAGCGCTTGGCCGCCGCGAAGGGATCGCGGTTCTCGAAGATCAGGTGCTGGACCGACTTGAACAGCATGAAGGCGATGGTGCCGGACATCAGCGGCGAGACCACCCAGCTGGCGGCGATCTTGCCGACGCCGCCCCAGTCCACGGTGGAGACGCCCAGGCCGGCGGCGCCGAAGCCCACGATGGCACCGACGATGGAGTGGGTGGTGGAGACCGGCCAGCCCCGCATCGAGGCGATCAGCAGCCAGGTCGCGGCGGCCAGCAGCGAGGCCAGCATGCCGTAGACCAGCAGCTGCGGCTCATCCGCGAGCAGGGTCGGATCGATGATGCCCTTGCGGATGGTGTTGGTGACCTCGCCCCCGGCCAGCCAGGCGCCGAGGAACTCGAAGATCACGGCGATGATGATCGCCTGCTTGATGGTGACGGCCTTGGAGCCGACGGAGGTGCCCATGGCATTGGCCACGTCGTTGGCACCGACACCCCAGGCCATGAAGAAACCGAAGGCACAGGCGAGGAGGATGAAGATGTCGCCGTATTGCGCGATGATCGACATAGGACGGAAACCTTGTATCGGGTCAGAAGGTGGCGGTTATCGCTGCGGGAGAGTCCCGCTCAGTTGGCCGTCATGATCTGAAGGCGGCTGCCGACGCGTTCGGCGCGATCGGACAGCTCACCGACCCAGTCGATGATCTTGTAGAGGAACATCACGTCCACCGGGGGCATCTCGCTCTCGAGGGCGAACAGCTGGCGACGGATGGCGACCTGCTGTTCGTCGGTCTTCTGTTCCAGGGTGTGCAGCTCGCGGATCAGCGTCTGCATCACGTCGGACACGTTGCGACCGAACCCGGATTCGAGCAGGTCCTTGAGCTCTTCCAGGGCGACGCGGGCCTGAGCGACACAGGACACCGAGGTGCGGATGTAGTCGCGCATCGGTTGGGCGAGCTCGTCGGGCACCTGCATGCTGCGACCGAGCATGATCCCGGTGATGTCGCGCGCCTTGTTGGCGATCTGGTCCTGGACGCTGATCAGGTCCAGCAGATCGGAGCGCGACACCGGCAGGAACATGGTGTTGGGCAGATTGAGGCGCAGCTCGGTCTTGAGCTCGTCGGCCTCGTGCTCGAGTCGAGTGATCGACTCACGCTGTCGGGCGGCTTCCTGCCAGTCTCCCGTGAGTGTTGCCTCGAAGAACGGCGGCAGGGCTTCCGCGCAGTCGCTGACCTTGACGATATGAGCCAGCAGCGGCTGGAATGGCGAGCGACCGAACATCGCGGAGAAGGGATTGGATGTCACCATGGGGGCATCTGGGCACTTGGAAATGGCGGCGTCAGTATAGTGACTGCCCGGGCTGTCGTCATGAGAAAATCATCTAATCTTCACGAACATGAAACAAGGCGGCCTTTCCCATGGCAAAAGAGATCGAATTCAAGCTCGCCCTGGCCCCCGCGGGCCCGGAAGCGCTGCGCCGGCATCCCCGGCTCGCCGGCCTCGAACCGCGCACCACCCAGCTGGGCAACACCTACTTCGACACTCCTGACGGTCGGCTGGAGAGCGAACGCATGGCGCTGCGCCTGCGTCACGCCGATGGCCGGCTGCTGCAGACGCTGAAGACCAGCGGCCAGGGCAGCGGCGGCCTTTCCACCCGCGGCGAGTGGGAGTGGGAGGTGATGGGCCCGGGCCTCGACCTCGGCCGGCTGGCCGACCTCCCGCCGATCGAAGCCCTCGGTGAAGGCGTGCTGGGCGAGCTCAGGCCGCGCTTCGCCACCGACTTCGCCCGCGAGATCTGGTGGTGGGAACAGGACGGCACCGCCATCGAGATCGCCCTGGACCTCGGCGAGATCGAAAGCGACGCGCACAGCGTCCCGATCCGCGAGCTGGAGCTCGAACTCAAGGACGGCGATCCCGCCACCCTGATCGAACTGGCCGAAGCCCTGGCCGAGCGCGTGCCGCTGCGCCCCTCGGACACCAGCAAGGCCGCCCGAGGCGCCGCCCTGCTCGCCGGACGCTGGACGCTGCCCGACGGCGGCTCGGCCCCCGCTTGGCTGCATCGCGCCGTGGTGGCCCTCGACGCCCACGCCGACACCGGCGACGCCGCCTTCCGTGAGGCTGCCCGCGAGGCCTTCCTGCAGCTGGCCGAACGGCACGCCGACGTCGAGCCGATGGCCCGCCGGCTGGCCGAGGCCCTGAGGCACGACGACTGGCTGAACGCCGACACCGGCCGGACGCTGCTCGCCCTGTCACGCCACCTGCCCGACGCGGTCGCGCTGGGCTGAACGCCCGGGCAGGGACGCCGCCCGTCACGGGTGAACAGCACGAGGGAACGCCGTGAATCACGATCGCTTCAAACCCGCCGCGGGCGACCTGCGCACCCGGGTCTTCCAGATCATCTTCGAGTCCGACACGCCGCTGGCCAAGGGCTTCGACATCGCGCTGATCGGTGCCATCCTGGCCAGCGTGCTGGTGGTGATGCTGGAGAGCGTGCCCCAACTGGAAGACGCCCATGGCGAGGGATTCCGGCTGTTCGAATGGGGCTTCACGCTGCTGTTCACCGCCGAGCTGGCGATCCGGCTCTACTGCCTGGAACGCCCCTGGCACTACCTCAAGAGCTTCTACGGCGTCATCGACCTGATCGCCATCCTGCCCACCTGGCTGGCACTGGTGGTGCCCGGCGCCCAGTCGCTGGTGGTGGTCCGCCTGCTGCGCACCCTGCGCATCTTCCGGGTGCTGAGGCTGATGGAGTTCGTCGGCGAAGGGCGGCTGCTGATCGGCGCCCTGGTGCGCAGCAGCCACCAGATCTTCCTGTTCCTGTTCACCGTGTTCATGCTGGTGACCATCTTCGCCTCGCTGATGTATCTGATCGAGCCCGCCGAGGCCGGCTTCACCAGCATTCCGACCGCCATCTACTGGGCCGTGGTGACCCTGACCACGGTGGGCTACGGCGACATCACCCCGGTGACGCCGCTGGGCCAGGCGATCTCGGTGATGGTGATGCTGATCGGCTACTCGATCATCGCCGTGCCTACCGGGGTGTTCTCCGCCGAGGTGATCCGCTCGATCCGCGCCGACCGCTACTCGGAAGAAGCCTGCCCCGGCTGCGGCCATGACCGCCACGAGAAGAACGCCCGCTACTGTCTCAAGTGCGGCACCTGGCTGGACGAGGAGACGCCCGACCCGCGCGAAGCCTCGAACGACCGATCCTCGAGCAACGAACCTTCAGACGACTCGCCCACGGACGAAAAAACGCCCCGGGAGTGATCCCGAGGCGTCTCGCGGGCGCGTTCTCGAAGCGGTCGACTCACTCGGTCTCTAGCGGCGCGTCCCAGGCGTCCAGCTCGGCCTCGCTCCAGTCGCCATAACCGGCGTTGGGGAACACGATCCAGTCCTGGCCGAAACGCTCGGCGTTCTGCTCGACGAGAGCGTGCTGACCGGCGAGATCGGCATCGGCGAACGCGCCGGAGAAGTCGTGCAGCGAGTCCCCGAGCTGCATCACCAGGGTGTGACCCTCTTCCACCTTGGCGCGGCGCTCGGCCTTGGGCGGGCCCAGCAGCATGACGCTGTCCTCGGAGACCTGCGGCAGGTCCAGGGTCTCCAGGGTGGCGATGGTGTCGGCCTCGTTCTCCTGGTAGCGGTCGGAGACGTAGTAGATGGCCACGCCGTGCTCGTCGGCGTAGTCCAGGAAGGCCTTGGCGCCGGGGATCAGGCGCGGCTCGCCCTCCCGCTCCCAGTGCTTCCAGGTGTCCCAGGTGGTGTAGTCGTGACATTCGGCCATGTCACGAGCCAGCAGGGCGCTGTTGTCCAGCACCGTCTCGTCGAGGTCGGTGATGATGGCCGGTGCGACACCCTCACCCAGCGCCTCGAGCCGATCCTCCAGCCGATAGCGGGCGAGCGCGAAGCCCTGGCGCTGCAGCGCGGCGACCTCGGCCGACTGCTGCTGGTAACGCAGGCCCATCGCATAGGCGGCCTGGGCACAGACCATGGAATCGTCGGCGACGGCCGGCGCGGCCAGTGGCAGGGCCATGAGACCGGCCAGGGCGGCGACACCGCCGGCACGGCGGTAAGCGGACATCGGCATGGTGTTCTCCTTGTGATCGGCGCGCTCGGATACGACATCGACTCGCACCCGATTACGCCTTGTTATTGAAGAAAATCGATTCGATCATATTTTATTTTAATCGACTGTTCAAATAACACTGGAAGGCGCCACTGCCACCCCGGCCCGAGCGCCGGCAGCCATAAAAAAACCGGCTCGACCAGAAGGCCGAGCCGGTACGAAAGCGGAAGAGAGGCTTGCTCTGTCCTGGAAGGTCAGTCCTGGAAGGGAGCGACGTCGCCGCGGCCCTCGCGTACCACGGTGGGCGGCAGCTCGCGCAGGTCGATCACGCTGGTCGGCTCCAGGTGGCAGGCGCCGCCGTCGATCACCAGCGACAGATGCGATCCGAAGCGATCGCGAATCTCCTCGGCATCCGTCATCGGCAGCTCCTCGCCCTCGGGGATCAGGGTCACGCTCATCAGCGGCTCGCCGAGAGTGTCGAGCAGCGCCCGGGTGATGTCATGGTCGGGCACCCGCACGCCGATCGAACGCCGCTTGGGATGCAGCAGCAGTCGCGGCACCTCGGTGGTGGCATTCAGGATGAAGGTATAGGGTCCCGGCGTGTGGGCCTTGAGCAGCCGGAACACGGCGTTGTCGACCTTGGCGTAGGTGCCGATCTCCGAAAGGTCGGAGCACACCAGGGTGAAGTTGTGCTTGTCGTCCAGCGAACGCAACCACTTGATGCGCTCGACGGCCTTCTTGTCGCCCAGGTGGCAGCCCAGGGCGTAGCCGGAATCGGTCGGGTAGGCGATCACGCCGCCCTTGCGGATGATCTCGACCGCCTGGTCGATGAGGCGCTTCTGCGGGTTGTCCGGGTGGACCTGAAAGAACTGGCTCATGGGCGCTCCCTGTTCTTGTGAACGTCGGACGAGTGAAACGGCGGATCAGGCGGCGGCCGCCGCTCGGTCGATCCAGGCCGCCAGCCGCGGATGGGTCCAGACCGGCGCCACCGAGGTGCGCGGCGTCGGGCTCATGCTGCCCGGGGCCAGGTGGCCGCCGGGAAAGTGGAAGTCGCTGCCCAGCGAGGCCATCAGATCGCGCTCGTGCAGCTGGCGGGCCAGGTCGCGGGTGACGTCGGCGTTCTGGAAGCCGCTGATCAGCTCGGCGGCGCGGCCGCCGGCCTCGCGGAAATCGTCCAGCAGCAGGCCGCGCTTGCGCCGCGTCAGCTTGTGGCGCAGCGGATGCGCCAGCACCGCCACCCCGCCGGACTCGAGGATCCAGCGCACGCCCTCGGCCAGATGCGGCCACAGCGCCTTGATGTCGCCGGCCTTGCCGTTGCCCAGGTGCTTGGAAAACGCGGTGGACATGTCCGGCACCAGGCCCGCCGCGACCAGGGCCTTGGCGAAGTCCGGCCGGCCCAGTGGGCGGTCAGAGCCGGCCTGCTCGCGGGCCCGGGCCAGGGCGTCGTCGAGGCCGATCTTCTCCATGCGCTCGGCGATGGTCACCGCCCGCCGCTCCCGGGCCTCGGCCTGGGCGACGAGCCCGTCGGCCAGCGCGCCGCTGGCGCCCTCGGGCAGCAGCCCCACCACGTGCAGGTTGATGCCGCGCCACTGGGTCGAGAGCTCGGTGGCCGGCAGCACGGCCAGCCCCGCGTCCGCGCCGGCACTCACCGCCTCCTCCACGCCGGCCACGGTATCGTGGTCGCTCAGGGCGATATGGGTGAGGCCGCGCTCGACGCACAGCGCCACCAGATCGGTGGGCGACAGGGCGCCGTCCGAGGCAGTGGAATGCATGTGCAGATCGATGGTGAGGGCATCGCTTCCCTCGAAGCGCGCGGGAAGTGCGGGGTTCGGCATGACGCGGGCAGGTGTCTTTGACAGAATAGACACCCATGGTGCTCGCCCGACCCACCCTGGTCAACCGAGCCACTCGCTCCCGCGGCGCGAGCCGCTCAGCCGAGGATATTCCGAGATGCTCTACGCCATCATCAGTGAAGATGTGAACGACAGCCTGGAACGGCGCCTGGCCGCCCGCCCCGATCATCTGGCTCGCCTCGAGCAGCTGCGCGACGAGGGCCGCCTGGTGCTGGCCGGTCCCCATCCCGCCGTGGACAGCGAAGACCCGGGCGAAGCCGGCTTCAGCGGCAGCCTGGTGGTCGCCGAGTTCGACGACCTGGAAAGCGCCCAGGCCTGGGCCGACGCCGATCCCTACATCATCGCCGGTGTCTACGCCCAGGTGACGGTGAAGCCCTTCAAGAAAGCCCTGCCCTAGGCCGAACCGCCTTCTCCACGAAGCGAGCCGGCGGCAGCTGTCGCCGGCTCGTTTTTTGCGTCCCTCGAAAACGGCCGCGAAGCCACTTGTCAACAAGGGGTTTCCCCACAGTTCCTGTGGATAACATTGTTGAAACGCCGCGGAGTCCTGGCGCCAGCCCGGTCGCAAAGGCGCCGCGGCGAAATCGATCATTTTTTGACCAGCCGATTCACGTCCGGAGCCGATCTTGACCGCCGCCCCCGATCATCTGCCGCCGCTGGCCGGCCTGGAGAGCGCCCGCCTCGACTGGCGCCAGGACGACAGCGGCGAAAGCGCCCCCCACTCCAGCGCCTTCGACGACGTCTATTTCTCGCGCCACGACGGCCGCGCCGAGACCGAACACGTGTTCCTCGCCGCCAACCGCCTGCCCGAGCGCTTCCGCGACTGGCAGGCGCCGCGCCCCTTCGTCATCGGCGAGACCGGCTTCGGCACCGGACTCAACATGCTCTGCGCCTGGGCCTGCTTCGACGCTCACGCCCCGGCCGGCGCCCGGCTGCACCTGGTCTCCACCGAGAAGTTTCCGCTCGCCCGCGACGACCTGGCCCGGGCGCTGGCGGCCTGGCCGGACCTGGCCGAGCGTGCCGCCGCGCTGGTGGCCCAATGGCCGGAGCCGGTGGCCGGCGTGCATCGCCTGTGGCTCGACGAGCGCGTGACCCTGGACCTGCACTTCGGCGACACCACCGAGCGCCTGGCGCTGCTCGACGGCGCCGTGGACGCCTGGTTCCTCGACGGCTTCGCGCCCTCCAAGAATCCCGAGATGTGGCACGACGCGCTGTTCGCCGCCATGGCCGCACGCTCGCGCCCGGGCGCCACCTTCGCCACCTTCACCTGCGCCGGGGTGGTCAAGCGCGGCCTCAGGGCCGCCGGCTTCGCCTGGCGCAAGGTGCCGGGCTTCGGCCGCAAGCGCGAGATGCTGGCCGGCGAGATCGAGACGCCCCCGGCGGACGAACGCCGCCGGTCCACGCCCTGGTTCACACCTCCCGCGGTACAAACAGCCCGCCGCGTGGCGGTGATCGGCGCCGGTCTGGCCGGCACCACCGTGGCCGCCGCCCTGGCCCGTCGCGGCGTGGCGGTGACGCTGATCGACCGCGACGAGCCCGGCGCCGGCGCCTCCGGCAACGCCCAGGGCGCGCTCTACGTGAAGCTCGCCGCCGACACCAACCCGCAGAGCCGCACCTACCTGGCCGGGCTGCTGTATGCCCGTCGCTGGCTCGAGGCGCTGGACCCGGAGCAGACGCTGTGGTCGCCCGGCGGCGTGCTGCAGATGGCCACCGGCGAACGCGAGGTGCGCCGCCAGGCCCGCTTCCTCACCAACCATCCGCTGCCGGCGAGCGTGGTGCGCGGCGTCGACGCCGAGGAAGCCGCCCGGCTCGCCGGACTCGACCTGCCCCTCGGCGGGCTCGGCTTGTCCCACGGCGGGCTCGACTACCCACTGGCCGGCTGGGTGCGTCCGGATGCGCTGTGCCGCCGGCTGGCGGCGAGCGACGGAGTGAGCGCTTACCTGGGCGAGGTGCGCGAGCTCTCGCCTATCGCGGGGGAAAACGAGGAAGGCGGCTGGCGGCTGACGCTGTCAGGCGGCGACGACGCCAACCACGAAGTCGACACGCTCGAGGTCGATCAGGTGGTGATCGCCGCGGCCAGCGCCTCCAACGGCTTCGCCCAGACCTCCGCCCTGCCCCTGCAGCCGGTGCGCGGGCAGATCTCGCGGCTGACGCTGCCGGAAGGCGCCCCCGCACCGGCGCGGGTGGTGTGCGCCGGCGGCTACGCCATGCCGCCGATCGACGGCACCCTGACCTTCGGCGCCAGCTTCGCCCCCAACGACGCCGACGCGACGACCCGCGAGGCCGATCACGCCTTCAACCTCGCGGAGCTCGAGCGCACCCTGCCCGGCTACGCCGCCGCACTGGCCGAGGCCGGCGCCGATCTCTCGCCGGAAGCGCTGGACGGGCGCGCCGCGGTGCGCGCCGCCAGCCCCGACAAGTCGCCCTATGCCGGCCCGGTGCCCGACGCCGAGGCCTGGCGTCACGACTATGCCGCCATGGCCAAGGACGCCACCCTGATCCCGGCGACGCCCGGCCGCCATCACCCGGGGCTGTGGATCAGCGCCGCCCACGGCTCCCGCGGGCTCGCAAGCGCGCCCCTGTGCGCCGAGCTGATCGCTTCACGCATCTGCGACGAGCCGCTGCCGCTGGAGGCGCCGCTGGCCGACCATCTGCATCCCGGGCGGCGGGTGATCCGCGACCTGATTCGTGGTCGGTGAGCACTCACCTCCGTTGCGGGCACGGCCTCACGCCTCGATCCGCCGTAGCAGGAACACCAGCGGCACGCTGAGCAGGTAGATCGCCCCCATCCACAGGAAGATGTCGTTGAAGGCCAGCACCTGGGCCTGCTCCATCACCCGCCGCGACAGCATGCCGAGGGCCGCCTGGTGGGCGTCGGGCACCGAGCCCGCGAGCATCGCCTCGTAGCGGGCGATCTCGGCGACCACCACCTCGCGACCGGTGTCGATGGCCGGGATCAGCTGGTTCCAGTGAAAGTCCTCGCGCACGTCGCGTACGGTGTCGATCAGCGCCAGCCCGATGGCGCCGCCGAGGTTGCGCATCACGTTGAACAGCCCGCTGGCGTTGCCCACTTCGGCGGGCGGCAGGGTGCCGAGCGCGATGCGAGAGGCCGGGATGATGCACAGGATCAGCCCCATGCCGCGCACCACCTGGGGCAGGAAGAACTGCCAGAAGCCCGACTCCACGGTCAGGTTGGCGTTCATCATGGTGCCGATGCCGACCAGCAGCAGGCCGAGGAACAGCAGCCCGCGCAGGTCGAGGTGGTTGGAGAGCTGGCCGGCCACCGGCGCGCACAGGAACATCGTCAGCCCGGTGACGAACATCACCTGGCCGATCTGCAGGCTCGAGAAGTGGCGCACGTAGCCGAAGAACAGCGGCATCAGATAGACCAGCCCGTAGAGCGCGATGCCGAGGATGAAGCCCATGCCGGCGCCGATGGCGAAGTTGCGGTTGGCGAAGGCACGCAGGTCGACGATCGGATGGTCGTGGCGCAGCGTGCGGGCGAAGAACCACACCCCGGCCGCGGCGCAGATCAGCGACATGGCCAGGATCAGGTCGCTGGCCCACCAGTCGTCGCCCGGCCCCTCCTCGAGCACGAACTCCAGCGAGCCCAGAAACACCGCGATCAGCACCAGGCCGATCAGGTCCAGGCGCTTGGCCAGGGCGTGGTTGGCGCGGTCGATGTCGAGGAAGGTCCAGGCCGCCCAGCACACCAGCACGCCGGGCACCACGTTGGCCAAAAACAGCCAGTGCCAGCTCAGCGACTCGGTGACGAAGCCGCCCACCGTGGGTCCGACCGAGGGCGCCATGGTCACCACCATGCCGATCACCGCCTGCACGCTGCCCATCACCCGGCGCGGGAAGATCGAGAAGCTCACCGCCTGGGTGATCGGGATCATCG
It includes:
- a CDS encoding inorganic phosphate transporter; this translates as MSIIAQYGDIFILLACAFGFFMAWGVGANDVANAMGTSVGSKAVTIKQAIIIAVIFEFLGAWLAGGEVTNTIRKGIIDPTLLADEPQLLVYGMLASLLAAATWLLIASMRGWPVSTTHSIVGAIVGFGAAGLGVSTVDWGGVGKIAASWVVSPLMSGTIAFMLFKSVQHLIFENRDPFAAAKRYVPMYVFLVGFIVAMVTFTKGLKHVGLEVGFGESLLYSIVIGIGVMLLGGLLERRVGAEKRQGDAFGYDGVERVFGVLMLFTACAMAFAHGSNDVANAVGPLAAVMTVVQSGGQVGGEALVPWWVLVLGGGGIVVGLVTYGHKVIVTVGTGITELTPSRGFAATLAAATTVVLASGTGLPISTTQTLVGAVLGVGLARGMAALNLRVIGTIVMSWLITLPAGAILAIMFFFMFKGMFG
- a CDS encoding TIGR00153 family protein, whose protein sequence is MVTSNPFSAMFGRSPFQPLLAHIVKVSDCAEALPPFFEATLTGDWQEAARQRESITRLEHEADELKTELRLNLPNTMFLPVSRSDLLDLISVQDQIANKARDITGIMLGRSMQVPDELAQPMRDYIRTSVSCVAQARVALEELKDLLESGFGRNVSDVMQTLIRELHTLEQKTDEQQVAIRRQLFALESEMPPVDVMFLYKIIDWVGELSDRAERVGSRLQIMTAN
- a CDS encoding CYTH domain-containing protein, with the protein product MAKEIEFKLALAPAGPEALRRHPRLAGLEPRTTQLGNTYFDTPDGRLESERMALRLRHADGRLLQTLKTSGQGSGGLSTRGEWEWEVMGPGLDLGRLADLPPIEALGEGVLGELRPRFATDFAREIWWWEQDGTAIEIALDLGEIESDAHSVPIRELELELKDGDPATLIELAEALAERVPLRPSDTSKAARGAALLAGRWTLPDGGSAPAWLHRAVVALDAHADTGDAAFREAAREAFLQLAERHADVEPMARRLAEALRHDDWLNADTGRTLLALSRHLPDAVALG
- a CDS encoding ion transporter, with the protein product MNHDRFKPAAGDLRTRVFQIIFESDTPLAKGFDIALIGAILASVLVVMLESVPQLEDAHGEGFRLFEWGFTLLFTAELAIRLYCLERPWHYLKSFYGVIDLIAILPTWLALVVPGAQSLVVVRLLRTLRIFRVLRLMEFVGEGRLLIGALVRSSHQIFLFLFTVFMLVTIFASLMYLIEPAEAGFTSIPTAIYWAVVTLTTVGYGDITPVTPLGQAISVMVMLIGYSIIAVPTGVFSAEVIRSIRADRYSEEACPGCGHDRHEKNARYCLKCGTWLDEETPDPREASNDRSSSNEPSDDSPTDEKTPRE
- a CDS encoding 5'-nucleotidase, lipoprotein e(P4) family, with translation MPMSAYRRAGGVAALAGLMALPLAAPAVADDSMVCAQAAYAMGLRYQQQSAEVAALQRQGFALARYRLEDRLEALGEGVAPAIITDLDETVLDNSALLARDMAECHDYTTWDTWKHWEREGEPRLIPGAKAFLDYADEHGVAIYYVSDRYQENEADTIATLETLDLPQVSEDSVMLLGPPKAERRAKVEEGHTLVMQLGDSLHDFSGAFADADLAGQHALVEQNAERFGQDWIVFPNAGYGDWSEAELDAWDAPLETE
- a CDS encoding L-threonylcarbamoyladenylate synthase, whose translation is MSQFFQVHPDNPQKRLIDQAVEIIRKGGVIAYPTDSGYALGCHLGDKKAVERIKWLRSLDDKHNFTLVCSDLSEIGTYAKVDNAVFRLLKAHTPGPYTFILNATTEVPRLLLHPKRRSIGVRVPDHDITRALLDTLGEPLMSVTLIPEGEELPMTDAEEIRDRFGSHLSLVIDGGACHLEPTSVIDLRELPPTVVREGRGDVAPFQD
- a CDS encoding PHP domain-containing protein encodes the protein MPNPALPARFEGSDALTIDLHMHSTASDGALSPTDLVALCVERGLTHIALSDHDTVAGVEEAVSAGADAGLAVLPATELSTQWRGINLHVVGLLPEGASGALADGLVAQAEARERRAVTIAERMEKIGLDDALARAREQAGSDRPLGRPDFAKALVAAGLVPDMSTAFSKHLGNGKAGDIKALWPHLAEGVRWILESGGVAVLAHPLRHKLTRRKRGLLLDDFREAGGRAAELISGFQNADVTRDLARQLHERDLMASLGSDFHFPGGHLAPGSMSPTPRTSVAPVWTHPRLAAWIDRAAAAA
- a CDS encoding YciI family protein; the encoded protein is MLYAIISEDVNDSLERRLAARPDHLARLEQLRDEGRLVLAGPHPAVDSEDPGEAGFSGSLVVAEFDDLESAQAWADADPYIIAGVYAQVTVKPFKKALP
- the mnmC gene encoding bifunctional tRNA (5-methylaminomethyl-2-thiouridine)(34)-methyltransferase MnmD/FAD-dependent 5-carboxymethylaminomethyl-2-thiouridine(34) oxidoreductase MnmC; translated protein: MTAAPDHLPPLAGLESARLDWRQDDSGESAPHSSAFDDVYFSRHDGRAETEHVFLAANRLPERFRDWQAPRPFVIGETGFGTGLNMLCAWACFDAHAPAGARLHLVSTEKFPLARDDLARALAAWPDLAERAAALVAQWPEPVAGVHRLWLDERVTLDLHFGDTTERLALLDGAVDAWFLDGFAPSKNPEMWHDALFAAMAARSRPGATFATFTCAGVVKRGLRAAGFAWRKVPGFGRKREMLAGEIETPPADERRRSTPWFTPPAVQTARRVAVIGAGLAGTTVAAALARRGVAVTLIDRDEPGAGASGNAQGALYVKLAADTNPQSRTYLAGLLYARRWLEALDPEQTLWSPGGVLQMATGEREVRRQARFLTNHPLPASVVRGVDAEEAARLAGLDLPLGGLGLSHGGLDYPLAGWVRPDALCRRLAASDGVSAYLGEVRELSPIAGENEEGGWRLTLSGGDDANHEVDTLEVDQVVIAAASASNGFAQTSALPLQPVRGQISRLTLPEGAPAPARVVCAGGYAMPPIDGTLTFGASFAPNDADATTREADHAFNLAELERTLPGYAAALAEAGADLSPEALDGRAAVRAASPDKSPYAGPVPDAEAWRHDYAAMAKDATLIPATPGRHHPGLWISAAHGSRGLASAPLCAELIASRICDEPLPLEAPLADHLHPGRRVIRDLIRGR
- a CDS encoding DHA2 family efflux MFS transporter permease subunit is translated as MSEVAAGAEARPDDMPPWPQRIGFIAAVFGMFMAILDIQIVASSLNEIQSGLSASEDQISWVQTSYLIAEIVMIPLSGLLMRILSTRVAFTLSCAGFTLASLGCALAGSIEQLIVLRAIQGFAGGAMIPITQAVSFSIFPRRVMGSVQAVIGMVVTMAPSVGPTVGGFVTESLSWHWLFLANVVPGVLVCWAAWTFLDIDRANHALAKRLDLIGLVLIAVFLGSLEFVLEEGPGDDWWASDLILAMSLICAAAGVWFFARTLRHDHPIVDLRAFANRNFAIGAGMGFILGIALYGLVYLMPLFFGYVRHFSSLQIGQVMFVTGLTMFLCAPVAGQLSNHLDLRGLLFLGLLLVGIGTMMNANLTVESGFWQFFLPQVVRGMGLILCIIPASRIALGTLPPAEVGNASGLFNVMRNLGGAIGLALIDTVRDVREDFHWNQLIPAIDTGREVVVAEIARYEAMLAGSVPDAHQAALGMLSRRVMEQAQVLAFNDIFLWMGAIYLLSVPLVFLLRRIEA